Proteins from a genomic interval of Chryseobacterium indologenes:
- a CDS encoding DUF4134 domain-containing protein: MCLNHGKTKKKVLLAATLTLSGISAFAQGNGTAGITEATQMVTSYFDPATQLIYAIGAVVGLIGGVKVYNKFSSGDPDTSKTAASWFGACIFLIVAATILRSFFL, encoded by the coding sequence ATGTGTTTAAATCATGGAAAAACAAAGAAAAAAGTTTTGCTGGCAGCTACTTTAACGCTCTCAGGAATCAGTGCATTCGCCCAGGGAAATGGTACAGCAGGTATCACGGAAGCTACCCAAATGGTAACGTCTTATTTCGACCCCGCAACCCAATTAATCTACGCCATAGGTGCAGTAGTCGGGTTAATCGGAGGTGTTAAGGTGTACAACAAATTCAGTTCGGGCGACCCCGATACATCCAAAACTGCGGCAAGCTGGTTTGGTGCGTGTATCTTTTTAATCGTGGCAGCTACCATCCTGCGTTCATTCTTTCTTTAA
- the merTP gene encoding mercuric transport protein MerTP has protein sequence MNKKNNRLVGAGVLSAVAASLCCITPVLALISGASGVASTFSWMEPARPYLIGITVLVLGFAWYQKLKPRTAEEIQCDCEEDEKKPFMQTKTFLGIVTVFAALMLAFPNYAHIFYPSNDNKEVVIVNASDIQTVTFDVKGMTCNGCASHVENDVNKLPGIVKVDAIYEEATAKVEFDQTKVSLAQIEEAINGTGYKVVGKK, from the coding sequence ATGAACAAGAAAAACAACAGACTTGTCGGAGCGGGAGTGCTTTCGGCAGTAGCAGCATCACTTTGCTGCATTACACCAGTATTGGCACTTATTTCAGGAGCATCGGGAGTGGCATCTACATTTTCGTGGATGGAACCAGCAAGACCTTATCTTATAGGCATCACCGTTTTGGTGTTGGGCTTTGCTTGGTATCAGAAACTTAAACCACGAACAGCTGAAGAAATCCAATGCGATTGCGAAGAAGACGAAAAGAAACCCTTTATGCAGACCAAAACATTCTTGGGAATTGTAACCGTGTTTGCAGCCTTAATGCTCGCTTTTCCAAACTATGCACACATTTTCTATCCTTCAAACGACAACAAGGAAGTTGTAATCGTCAATGCTTCTGACATCCAAACGGTAACTTTTGATGTAAAAGGAATGACTTGCAATGGTTGTGCTTCACACGTAGAAAATGACGTGAACAAATTACCAGGCATTGTTAAGGTAGATGCGATTTATGAAGAAGCGACTGCCAAAGTAGAATTTGACCAAACCAAAGTGAGTCTTGCTCAAATTGAAGAAGCCATCAACGGTACAGGTTACAAAGTGGTTGGCAAGAAATAG
- a CDS encoding helix-turn-helix transcriptional regulator, whose translation MGNKQSCIRVFADKVQIDNCRVILQTNDKAFSQLSGLLALAGNEVRLKILFLLEEENELCPCDLSDILGMSIPAVSQHLRKLKDGNVIEGRREGQTIFYSLKQEQLTLLRPFFKHIINNSKKETV comes from the coding sequence ATGGGGAACAAACAATCATGCATTAGAGTTTTTGCCGACAAGGTTCAAATAGACAATTGTAGAGTAATACTTCAAACCAACGACAAGGCATTCAGCCAACTGAGTGGACTTTTAGCATTGGCAGGAAACGAAGTAAGGTTGAAAATCTTATTTCTCTTAGAAGAAGAAAACGAACTCTGCCCTTGCGACCTTTCAGACATTCTCGGAATGAGCATTCCTGCCGTTTCGCAACACCTCAGAAAACTAAAAGACGGAAACGTCATTGAAGGGAGAAGAGAAGGACAAACCATTTTCTACTCTTTGAAACAAGAGCAACTGACTTTACTTCGTCCATTTTTTAAACACATCATAAACAATTCAAAAAAGGAAACAGTATGA
- a CDS encoding heavy-metal-associated domain-containing protein has product MRKNLILLSALFLIGIAQLNAQCCKPNDSKAQTANTNQQEGKTLKLKITGMTCAGCSNHISNALKEVDGIIEHKVKYPGDLATIHYDPKKTNPDAIIEVIEQTGYKAEILKENQKEKSL; this is encoded by the coding sequence ATGAGAAAGAATTTAATTCTATTGAGTGCTTTGTTCCTAATTGGAATTGCTCAGCTTAATGCTCAATGTTGCAAACCGAATGACAGTAAAGCACAAACAGCAAATACAAACCAGCAAGAAGGTAAAACCCTGAAATTGAAAATAACGGGAATGACTTGTGCAGGTTGCTCCAACCATATTTCAAATGCCCTCAAAGAAGTGGACGGCATTATTGAACACAAAGTGAAATATCCGGGTGATTTGGCAACTATCCATTACGACCCAAAGAAAACGAATCCTGATGCTATCATAGAAGTTATTGAGCAGACAGGTTATAAAGCCGAAATCCTCAAGGAAAATCAAAAAGAGAAATCATTATGA
- a CDS encoding DUF4133 domain-containing protein — protein sequence MNNYNINKGIGRTVEFKGLKAQYLFIFAGGLLGTLIFVMILYMAGINSYICLFLGAGGASLIVWQTFSLNRKYGEHGLMKIAANKRHPRYIICRKPVHRYLKFTPKQNAL from the coding sequence ATGAACAATTACAACATAAACAAAGGCATAGGAAGAACGGTGGAATTTAAGGGTCTGAAAGCACAATACCTGTTCATTTTCGCAGGTGGGCTGCTCGGCACGCTCATCTTCGTGATGATACTGTATATGGCAGGAATAAACTCTTACATCTGCCTGTTTCTCGGTGCTGGTGGTGCTTCGCTGATTGTATGGCAGACCTTTTCACTGAACAGGAAATATGGCGAGCACGGATTGATGAAAATAGCCGCGAATAAGCGGCATCCCCGATACATCATCTGTCGCAAGCCTGTACACCGCTATTTAAAATTCACTCCTAAACAGAATGCCCTATGA